In Janthinobacterium rivuli, a single genomic region encodes these proteins:
- a CDS encoding GNAT family N-acetyltransferase translates to MLTFVPASLADGEALASLRVAAMRESLERIGRYDTQRARQRFLATFDPDCTWQLRHGGALAGFYVLRPQAEYLLLDHLYLAPECQRQGLGAAVLARVFAEADAAGKSVRVGALRGSEANRFYVRHGFVPDGEEEFDLYYRRVPKP, encoded by the coding sequence ATGCTGACCTTCGTTCCTGCCAGCCTGGCCGATGGCGAGGCACTGGCCAGCCTGCGCGTGGCCGCCATGCGCGAAAGCCTGGAGCGCATCGGCCGCTATGATACGCAGCGTGCGCGCCAGCGCTTCCTGGCCACGTTCGACCCCGACTGCACCTGGCAGCTGCGCCATGGCGGCGCGCTGGCAGGCTTTTATGTGTTGCGCCCGCAAGCGGAGTATTTGCTGCTCGATCACCTCTACCTGGCGCCAGAATGCCAGCGGCAAGGCCTGGGCGCGGCCGTGCTGGCGCGCGTGTTTGCCGAGGCCGATGCGGCTGGCAAGAGCGTGCGCGTGGGAGCCTTGCGCGGCAGCGAGGCGAACCGTTTCTATGTGCGTCACGGCTTCGTGCCCGATGGCGAGGAAGAGTTCGACCTGTATTATCGGCGCGTCCCCAAACCTTGA
- a CDS encoding NAD(P)-dependent oxidoreductase: MAKVAFIGLGVMGFPMAGHLAAGGHDVTVYNRNPARAAAWLEQHKGHSAATPAAAAAGAEFVFTCIGNDNDLYQVILEEGGLLSAMAPGSILIDHTTASAEAARTIHAAAKEQGVFFLDAPVSGGQAGAENGKLTVMVGGDAEAYARAEPVIALFSRAVTYMGASGSGQLTKMVNQICIAGLVQALSEGIAFAENAGLDAALVVDVISKGAAQSWQLENRGKTMIERKFDFGFAVDLMRKDLGICLAEAKRNGSDLPVTTLTDQFYGEVQQAGGNRFDTSSLITRLNKK; encoded by the coding sequence ATGGCAAAAGTGGCATTCATCGGTTTGGGCGTCATGGGTTTCCCCATGGCAGGTCACCTGGCGGCGGGCGGGCACGACGTCACCGTGTACAACCGCAACCCGGCCCGCGCGGCCGCCTGGCTCGAGCAGCACAAGGGCCACAGCGCCGCCACGCCGGCCGCCGCTGCTGCCGGCGCCGAGTTCGTCTTTACCTGCATCGGCAACGATAACGACCTGTACCAGGTCATCCTGGAAGAGGGCGGCTTGCTGTCCGCCATGGCGCCGGGCAGCATCCTGATCGACCATACGACGGCCTCGGCCGAAGCGGCGCGCACCATTCATGCTGCGGCAAAAGAGCAGGGCGTGTTCTTCCTCGACGCGCCCGTGTCCGGCGGCCAGGCGGGTGCGGAAAACGGCAAGCTGACGGTGATGGTGGGCGGCGACGCGGAAGCGTATGCGCGCGCCGAGCCTGTCATCGCCCTGTTCTCGCGCGCCGTCACCTACATGGGCGCCTCCGGTTCCGGCCAGCTCACAAAAATGGTCAACCAGATCTGCATCGCGGGTCTCGTGCAAGCCTTGAGCGAAGGCATCGCCTTTGCGGAAAACGCTGGCCTCGACGCGGCCCTGGTGGTCGACGTGATCTCGAAGGGCGCGGCGCAGTCGTGGCAGCTGGAAAACCGGGGCAAGACCATGATCGAGCGCAAGTTCGACTTCGGTTTCGCCGTCGACCTGATGCGCAAGGACCTCGGCATTTGCCTGGCCGAAGCCAAGCGCAACGGCAGCGACCTGCCCGTGACGACCTTGACGGACCAGTTCTATGGCGAAGTGCAGCAGGCGGGCGGCAACCGTTTTGATACGTCCAGCCTGATCACCCGCTTGAACAAAAAGTAA